The following DNA comes from Fusarium fujikuroi IMI 58289 draft genome, chromosome FFUJ_chr03.
GGGCGCGACTATGTAACGTTTGAACAGTTTATCCGGTTCATGGTGGATGTGACAGAAGACCAGAACACGGCAGAACAAGTCTACCAGTCGTTCCGCGAGGTGGCTGACGGCAAGCCATACGTGACAGAGATGGATTTACGACACAGCTTGGTGCCCGACGAAGTGATTGACCAACTTATCGAGATCATGCCACCTCACAGTGGGCCAGACATGTCGGAGGATAGAGGAATGCCACAGTACGACTACATCTCCTTCATGGAGAAGCTGATCAACGATCAAAATAATCAGCAAGAGAACTCAGAAGCTACACAACGGAGTAGGAGCGACGCTGAGCCACAAAGCCCTCACACAAACGGGGTCTAGGAGAAACAGGGTGAAGACCCATGGCTAGAGATGCACGCATCAGTTCAAATGGAACTGAGTATGAAACTTGGCATCACGAGTCCGAAAAGGAAGGAGGGGTAAAATATGGAGAGAAACCCTGGCGAGATACAGTATACTTACATGTCCCTTCTTAACGATGCATCGCCTAGTGGCGTTTTAACTTGTGCTAGTGAAGACGGAGGGTGCATTTCACTTACGAACAAATATCCCATAAACTTATACCAGAGAGAGTATGACTATTTGGAGGGAGCGAATGGACTGCCGACCAGGATAACTACACATTAGGCGTCCATCCCAGCTTTCCTGGGAGCATCGCCGTAGGAATGTgtctctttttaatttctcctttttagttaataccATcaagaattaaatacctgACAGGCCGAAGTTTCTGTTTATTTGTTCCATCTACCATATACTCACGTCAAGTTGACGACCCAACAGTACCTTGGAGACGATTGGGGGGCGTAGTGATTTGAGGCCGGGACTTTGTTATCGTGCCATGGATGTCATATTATGTGCGCGGACTTTGCAAGCTACCTCTAGGTGTCTATCTCTATAGGTATTCAAAGTGTGAGAGATGCAAGAAGGTTGACTCTCTTCATCTAAAGAAAGAGCCGGATCATGCTACGAGGCCAAATTTATCGCAGAatcctcaacttcatatTTTTTTCTCGAAGATTGCGTTAAATCCTCACAACATATTCTTTGTTAATTTTGAGTGTACCTATCTGCTCAGACGACAGGCAACTGCTCCTTCAGGTAGCTATATTCGATGCTTTTGAGCGACAGGCTGCCCCCCACGATCATAGAATATGAGATAACACTTGGGAAACTCGGGCGAAGGATCAGCATTTAGAAATTTCACCAAGCTCGCGGCCCGTTCGCCTCGGTTGGGGTTAACCAGAAATTTCAGCCTGGCCGTGAGGAAGACAGAATGATTATTTGTTTTGTGTTTGATGTGTCATGCAACTGCAGACCTTATGCGGAAGCACATCGACGTAAGTGCAACATTTGCCTTCTCTTATTTGCTTTTTACTCATCTAAATTGCCTTCTCCTCCATTAGAGCGCAGGCCCATAGTAGGTCCGCGTTACTTGGACAGTGACTCAACTCGACATTCGATGCTTGAGTTACATTCTCAAGACTGAGGGCGCCGAAGATGTGTTGATTCCCGAATCGAAATTTAGCGACCAGCCGCTCGGATAGTATCATACTATCCGGCGTCAAATGAATTTCGACGCAAGAGTGCTGTTCTTGCAACCCTCGAAGCTCTACAGAGCCTTGTTCCCTGAGGATCGGAGGTCTACGTTTGATGGAGTTCAGTGTAGTTCGTAGTTGTGTGGACAGAGCAACCAACAGTGCTGACTAACCAGGCCAAGGCGCGGACGTTCTGGGTTTCGTGGTATTTAGGTAGACAGTACATAGGTACCtcctaaggtacctaagaATAACAGGTACGGTTAACTTGTCTATCTACATAGGTAGTATGAAGTGCCAACTTTTTGGACTTGTCCATCGAGGATGGTGGAGAGGACTTCTTTTGAACGGAAGATTATGTCTTTCTGAAGAGGTGGGAGGAAATACGGCAAAAGTGGGGGTTCACCGACGTCGAGCAGGGTATTTTTATTCGGCATAAAGTCGATTTCGCCGAATTACATTGACTGAGTGGAACAAGTACCTTACATTTGAACATGCAAACTTCTGGACCGTTGAGAAAACAATGTGTTAGGCATCCAATAGGGCGATGCCGGACGGTGGCGGTAACTGTATCGGCGTCTTCTAGACGGGTGAAGAGGTTGTCAGACTTTGTTCAGTTAGATAGATGCCTTAGGTAGTAGGTACAGGCATGTATGGCCGGTCGGATCCATTGCGTGAGAGGGATGAAAGGTGGGCTCCGCAGTTTCTTAGCCTTGCGCAATAGATAAAATGTTACTGGGGCGATATGGACTACGGCATCAgattctcttcctctcttgtAATTCTACCTCTAGATAGACAATTGGGATACTGGAATCAAGATCTGCACGGTCCATTCGATCCACAGTCTATCTTCCCAGCATGTCGTGTCGTCCACAGCTCCTCCGTGCCTTGAGAGGATCCGCCTCCAGCTCCGGTGGCCGGAGGACTGTTTCTCTAAGGACCAACATCCTCGAGAGAAGCCTTGCTCTCTCAAAAACGCCCACCCGATGCATCGCGACTACAGCCCCGAGGCTCATCTCCCAGACTCGGGTACAGCAAAGCAAGCTGACATCCGAGACGTACCCGCAACTGGAGCGTGACGCCCGGTTCGCCCAGGTGACCCCCGAGCACGTTGCGAGGTTTCGTGAGATCTTGGGCAACAACCCCTCGGCCATTATTGACGGAATCACGGGCGGCGGAGCGGGCGTCGATGCGGCCGACTTTGAAACGTATAATGAGGACTGGATGCACAAGTACAAGGGCCAGTCGAAGTTGGTGCTGCGTCCAGGCACCACTGACGAAGTTAGCGGCATCCTCAAGTACTGCAATGAACAGCATTTGGCCGTGGTACCCCAGGGAGGAAACACAGGCCTTGTGGGAGGCTCCATTCCCGTTTTCGACGAGATCGTCATTAGCATGGCTCGCATGAACGAGATTCGTTCATTCGACGAAGTCAGTGGCTCACTTGTTATTGACGCCGGCTGTGTGCTCGAGACTGTCGACTCATACCTTGCCCAAAAGGGTTATATTTTTCCTCTCGACCTCGGCGCCAAGGGCTCGTGCCACGTCGGTGGAAATGTTGCCACAAATGCTGGCGGTCTGCGATTGCTCCGTTATGGGAGCTTACATGGCACCGTCCTCGGTGTTGAGGCTGTTCTGCCTAATGGTACCGTCATCAATGACCTGTGTACCCTGCGAAAGAACAACACCGGCTACGATGTGAAGCAGCTCTTCATTGGTGCAGAGGGAACTTTGGGGATTATCACAAAGATCGCTATTCAATGTCCCCAGCGATCTCCCGCTGTTAATGTTGCTGTGTTTGGCATAGAGTCGTATGATAAAGCTCAGCTTGCCTTCcgtgaggccaagaagcagctaTCAGAAATTCTATCTGCTTTTGAGCTAATGGACGGCCGCAGCCAGAGAATTGTTTCAGAGGTTAAGGGTCAGGAACATCCTCTCGAAGGAGAATACCCTTTCTACTGCCTGATTGAGACGAGTGGCTCCAACGGCGAGCATGATTACGCAAAACTAGAGACTTTCCTTGAGGATGTTATGACCCGGGAAGTTATTGCTGACGGCGTCGTCGCCCAGGACGAGACGCAGCTTCGCAACCTGTGGGGCTGGCGTGAGGGCATCACCGAGTGCCTTGGTCATTGGGGTGGCACCTACAAGTACGATATCTCTATTCCCCTCGACGAGATGTATACCATTGTTGAAGATACCAAGGCTCGTCTGGTCGATCTGGGTCTTCTGGGTGACACGTCTGACCACCCGGTTGTTG
Coding sequences within:
- a CDS encoding probable D-lactate dehydrogenase AIP2; amino-acid sequence: MSCRPQLLRALRGSASSSGGRRTVSLRTNILERSLALSKTPTRCIATTAPRLISQTRVQQSKLTSETYPQLERDARFAQVTPEHVARFREILGNNPSAIIDGITGGGAGVDAADFETYNEDWMHKYKGQSKLVLRPGTTDEVSGILKYCNEQHLAVVPQGGNTGLVGGSIPVFDEIVISMARMNEIRSFDEVSGSLVIDAGCVLETVDSYLAQKGYIFPLDLGAKGSCHVGGNVATNAGGLRLLRYGSLHGTVLGVEAVLPNGTVINDLCTLRKNNTGYDVKQLFIGAEGTLGIITKIAIQCPQRSPAVNVAVFGIESYDKAQLAFREAKKQLSEILSAFELMDGRSQRIVSEVKGQEHPLEGEYPFYCLIETSGSNGEHDYAKLETFLEDVMTREVIADGVVAQDETQLRNLWGWREGITECLGHWGGTYKYDISIPLDEMYTIVEDTKARLVDLGLLGDTSDHPVVDVLGYGHMGDSNLHLNIPVRRYDPAVEKALEPWVYEWIQKRSGSISAEHGLGIAKKKFIGYSRDDTTIGLMKQIKNLFDPNGIMNPYKYI